The sequence TATTAAAGTCAACTGACTGGTGGCCCCAAAGGTAGCATGAGACAGACTATATCTTGAAAATTGCCTTTACATTTAGATTCAACcacatttgaaaatgttttataatatctCAATTTTCACAATAAGGTCAACAGGTCAAAACCTGACCTTACTGTTTTGAAATTACAGTAGCAGTGTGCTTGGTTTTTGTTATACGTGAGCTCAACCAAGCGGTTCATATATCTGCACAGTCTCATTTAATTCATAATGGGATTCCTCATTATCCATGTGAACAGTGGGCTGtgtgctgttttcttttatttatgctATCGTTTACAAATGTTTGGTTGCTGTAACAGCGTCAGTCAATTGTCCTTGCTATAAAGACTTAAATAGTGCTGACAGGTAATGGGTTGTTATGTCACAGTTGTGTAAGTGTTCGACCTCTGGTGCACCTGTCACCTGCCAGAGTTTCACTGAAACCGAAGCACCATGGGATTGTGTTAAACAAGCATATGCACCTGTCACACCCATATTTAACATGGCAACACTTTGCATTTACTGTGAGAAGCTGAATGTGGTTCATGTGGACAAAATGAGGTGTTCCTTTCTCTCAATGTAATGAGAATATAAAGGAAATAAAGTattaattcaaaaagtaaaataagtgaAATAGGTTCTAAAAGCCTAGTATATTAGACAAAttagtttattatattattattatattattagtttaaTATTTTCTTGGTGTATGGCTACTTTAATTTGCATTTCTATACACAACCCTTAACATATTGATGAACCGTTTATAGAATGTATATTTTGAAggtgttttttaaattattattattataccacATTTCATGTGAAATATCTCTGTATATTTGTCATTATAAACTGTTAGTGGTAAAATGTGAAAAGGGGAAATGGCAGATCTTGATTTTAATACAGCAATTTCAAGCATATTGCAATACAGTTCTCATATTACTCGCTTTGTTAGCTGACATAATAGCAACAGGACTGATAAGAATGTGTCAGGAAATAATTACATTGAAATACATGTTGCTTATTCCACACTACTTAGTTATGCAATCCAGTTTCTCTACTCTGAGAAAAAAAGACTAATTATGATATTAAACGTGCATTATTAATGATTGCATTAATTAACATTTCTGTCGATAGTTCAAACTTATTCATTCAgaattgtgagtgtgtgtgtgtgtatatatatatagtattatgaAATTTTatgataaatcataataataataataattatatatatataatttttttttttttagattttgcaAGTAAGATGTGACCTGGACACGGTCTTGAAAGTATTAATTCATTCAGCTGTGCTATGTGCATCTGTTTCACAGATGGTATTATGGGAATATAAACAGACAAAAGGCTGAGAAGCTGCTTCTGAGTCAACAGAACAAAACTGGTTCCTTCCTGGTGAGGATCAGTGAGAGCCACAGCGATGAATATACAATCTCTGGTTCGTTCCCTTATGTCTTCCCTCCCAGACAGTACTTCTATTCCCTTGTCTTTCTCTCATACATCATCTCCTTTTTCATCTTTCTTTCTCATCTCCAGTTTTCAGTCTGACCTGCATGACAACATATCCTCCATTTCTtcaatctgtctctctgtctctctctttatctATTTATGTACCCCACAGCTTGTAACACCATATTGGCCGTCCAGGTGCAGCTGACTAAGCATTTTCTGTCTCCACAGGATGATTATGATGATTGACTGTTTATTTATcaaattattcaaaaaataaGTGAGTTTTATGACTGTTTGCTTTAAAACAGGTTTCAGATTCAGTGTCTGATTATGTGCCTACTTGGTTTGATTCAGTCAGAGaagcattttaaaatcatataGTATATCACATTTAtacattattatctttatatgtACACCACTGGCGCTCTTAAGACCAAATAAGTCAatctcaacaacaaaaataaaaagccctacaaagaaattaaaaatattaatgttggaAAATGTATTTCTCTCCTTCACAGCCAGAAGTGAAAATAATGTCTTCCATTTCCGTATTCAACGCTCAGTGATTGGTGCTTACTTTGTATCTGACAAGATCTCTTTTGGCACTCTGGATGAGCTCATCAGGTACTACCAGCACAACTCCAGAAGTCTGGGATGCCCCTTAGACCAGCCATGTGTACAGCAAGTATGACACTCTTAATATTTAATACACTCCCAAGAGTGATATTTTAGACATTGTTCATTTTAGAAATCACTCTGTATTCATGAAACTAATGCTCATAAATAGGCGTTGATTTCATGGGTATCAGTTCTGCATTAGAGATTCAATTAGTGATGTAGAGAAGCGGCCTGTTTCTGGAGAAGTGGCCCTGGTGATGATGGAACCAGTCGGCCTGCAGCGGTCACGTTGCTTTTCTAATCTCCTTCATCTTAAGTAGCAGCCCTGCACAGAAATGCCGTTTTGTCTTGCGCTGTCTGGTTTGGCCTCATGGTGATCGTTCGCTCGGGGAAACGGGCTGACCAGCTCAACTCCACTAAGAGACACTAACACAAGCCCATTCACTCACTCGCTCCCTAAAGATAGCACAGCAACCTTTTGCACCTTTTACTTTATGCGTTTCATGTTTTCCCTTGGGAAACTTCATCatctttgacatttttattttgtggctAAGAGCACTTGATATGAATAacaatttatgttttattgttatttcagTGAACAGGTGTTCATGTCTTTAGATCATTTCATGCTGAATATTCCTGGATCAACATGCtttactgtatttgttttattgtattatattagatATTTCTATATAACAAAGAAATAGAATAAGATCTGCCTCCCCCTCACAACTATGATAGAAAGCCCCAGTGGTATATTGTTGCTGGCGTTtttatgattaaattaattaattacgatTTATTAATTAAGTTACTATTTAATAAATCCATGAATTAGAGAATGCACATTTCAGTCATCTGCATTATTCATCATAATATAAAGTTCAAGACCAGTTGAATGGAATCGTTTATTCTGAATTCCAagtctattttaaaaaaatgtattattatagacatataatttattgaaatatattgtGTAGTTCTTATGCATCAATTTCACTGGAATTCTATTATTGGATTTGTCATTATTCAATTATATAAACTAAATGCCAAACTAAACTATAAAGActcatacattttttatatttatattatttatttttataaataaattcatatttattacTAGCATttgcaacatttaaaaatatataagaacTAAACTATAAAATTCTTTAAACTATTTTCTAAATGTTAAGCAGTAAATGCACTTTGTTACCCTAAATAAGAATGCCCATAAAGTCCTAATCCTAAAATCTGGTTGGATGAACGTTGTTCTAGAACCAGCAAGGATGTAGATCTCGAAACAGCTCATAGTTGTCCAAATCACTGTCGCTATAATTTCATACTGTTTCGTTGTCTAAATGAAATTAAGAAATCTTTGATTGACAATTACTGGTTTAAGCTCCACAAGCTGACATGTTTAATGTAGTAACATGTCAATGCAATGTATTGCAAACTTTCATATGAATGCAAATTGCCTTTCTTTTCTACTTAATGTTTATTCTGTTGTCAAAAAATAACCACTCTCTGGTTTTATGGTCAATATCGCATGTCGTGTTTAGAGCAACATGGGGAGAGATTCTTGGAAGAACTCCCTTGTAACCTTTGTTGCGTGTGTGTCCACGTGCAGAGGGAGTTGTTCGACATGGAACCATGGGAGCAGCCGAGGGAGGAGTTTCAGCTACTCAAGAAGCTGGGGGAAGGCCATTTCGGGGAAGTCTGGGAAGCTGTCTGGATCACGAAGAAACAGAATGTAGCCATCAAGATGCTCAAACAAGGTACGGCAGCACACAAGATTTAATGTTTTGATGTGaggaaactaaactaaaataccagaaaaaaaatcacaagagtCAAATTTTGGGGTTttgtttcaaattaaatatatcgtCCATCATCTGGATCAGCATCATACCCTGAATAAAAGATCACTGTCCATaccaaaatgttgttttataaaaatataaatggatAAAGGTAGTTCTTAATGAGTTTTTATCTTTAAATTGTTATTCTCTTGCTCTGCTCTTTAGAGGACACAAAACTGGATGAGTTTGTGAAGGAGGTACACGCACTGAAGAACCTGCACCATCCTAAACTGATTGAGCTGTTGGCTCTGTGCACACGAGGGGAGCCTGTCTACATTATCACCGAGCTCATGACTAAAGGAAGTCTCAAATCATATCTTTCTAGTAAGTGTCACAAGTGTCAGTTTCACTGATTCACTAATTGCTTGTACACTGCACCTGCATGTTTGAATAGTGTATTATTATAGCGTATATTGCACAAGATCAATGTATATACATCATTGGTCTGGGTATTTCATACATTGATTGTGTCTTATCAGACAATCACGTTCGCACTGACAAACATTGATGGCTTTGTGTGGTTACAATTCGAAAGTACATGAAGTCATCAAACACAAAAGTGTTTATATCTTTGACACACAAGTTATTTCCTCCAGTCTGAGAAGCAATTTCTTAAAATAGATATGGCTTTCATTATGATGTTTCCCACTCATTTAAAtttgtgcatttagcagacacttttatccaaagcgacttagtgtatttaggctaacattttttttaaactaacatgtgttcccctgggaatcgaacccacaaccttttacgctgctaacgcaatgctctaccactgagcctcAGGAACACTATTTCCTTCCCCCTTCTGCTTTAACGACTCAAGCTGCATGAAATCCACAATCCTGTTCTCCTGTAGTATTTGAGATGATCCAAAGAGCTTGAGCCTCAATGGAAGCAAGAATATCTGACCATCTGTACAAAGAGTCTCATGATCAGTGTCATTAATTTCTTAGTAATACTTATTTGCTTACTGACTGCTTACtagaaataaatcaaaatctgaataaattaagaaataatcCCTTTTCCaatttttaaacaacttttttccAGTTTATTTCCAGATTTCAGTtaagatttgtttattttcagatttaaattCTATTTTGAAGCCCACATTTTCAGTGTGCTCCCAGAAATTTGACACTTGGAGCTTTTTGTTTCACTGATGTTCCCAATGAGCAACTCTTCGCCTTTCAATCTAACCTCTTTTTACGCATCACTTCCTGCAGCACCAGAGGGTCATGTGTTGACCTCTGCTCACCTGATCTACATGGCTAGTCAGATAGCAGAAGGAATGGCGTATCTGGAAGATCGACACATTGTCCACAGAGACCTTGCAGCTCGAAACATACTGGTTGGTGAAGACCTGGTGTGTAAAGTGGCTGACTTTGGTCTGGCTCGCATCATCAAGGTAATAATGGCTGGATGTCGAAGATGCCTCAGGAAATCTGCAAATAAAATTGATGCTTAGtatgtcattttgtgtgtgtgtttgtaggataGTGTGTACACCGCTAGTAAAACCACCAAGATTCCTGTACGATGGACGGCTCCAGAAGCTGCTCTCTACCAGCGTTTCTCAGTCAAATCTGACGTCTGGTCCTTTGGGGTGCTGCTGTATGAGATTATGTCACGTGGAAAGATGCCATATGATGGTATTAGTATCTGTCCATTCTTACTTTctcatatacactaccattcaaaagtttggggtcagtaagatttgtaaaataaaaataaaaaattgaaagaagtctgttatgctccttaaggctgcatttaaattaaatactttgaaatattattgcaatttatgttttctattttgatatattttaaaatgtaattcatttctgtaatgtcaaatctgaattttcagcatcataactccagtcttcagtctcacatgatccttcagaaatcattctgatatgctaatTTGCGgtgcaagaaatgtttcttattaaTATGAGTGTTGAAAAGTTTAAACTGCTTAAAAATGTTgtggaaagaacagcatttaattgaaaaaaatctatattttaatataaatgtcttccacttatgatcaatttaatgcatcaatttaattggtgaataaaagtatgtATTTCTCAaaaacagaccccaaacttttgagcagtagagTAAATATCTCATAGACATGTGCCACACTCTGTGTCCCACAGGGAAGAATAATAAGGAGGTTTTGGAGATCCTGTCATCGGGGTACAGGTTACCGTGTCCAAATCGCTGCCCCCCAAACATTTACCGCATTATGTTGGATTGCTGGCATGCGGAGGCTTCCAAACGGCCCTCGTTCCATGCCCTTCACAGTCAGCTAGATAAAATCTACTCCAAAATCTACTACAAAACCATTGAGGTGTAGAAGAGGTGGACTGAAACAGAAGATTCTGTGGGACAGAATGGAGAATAAAGAAAAGATTTGCATGGATAAAATTGCACATAAGATATACTCTCTTCTTGATTACTTGTATTAAGTTATGTGCAATAATAAATGCTTGTTAAAGGACTTTAAAGAGGATGAAAGTTCTGATTAGAGAAACAAGTTGTTAAAGAGCAAACATGCGTCTCCTTTATCTGAAAGGGCCAGATTAGCTCTTCATAGCGAATCTTGATCATGGGTGGATCAAGATGTAAAGCACTGTTATGTACTGTCATAATATACATCTTTTACACTGCActcagaggcgtcatgcccattcgaagtgagggggcacgtgccccctcagatctctgagccaagtggattttaaatgtagcttccaaacgacaaaaaaaaaaaaaaattgcagaatatttttttatatatttgatacaatcacagcagtgtgattagatcgttcagtgcacagcatcagctgctaaattcaaatctgcgttcgctgactggcactgagccagagaagGATGCGTTTGTACaatgcttcatgataaccaatcagaaactattctgttgcgcttatggatgcaatggccaatcagagacatccagaagagtcatcactgaaatgcGGTGTTTTCTTCACTTGATCGctcactgaattatttagcgaattctctcatcagaaacaacaaaaagtgcagatgtgcgtacgaatgtaagatattcgtttcataatgtaaagtgcttcagtgattttaatgggagtttatttcctgatatattaagcatgtttggaattgttttgaataaaaaggaaaaattaataaaaaaaaacataagcctatattagttatacagtgctttcgtggAATGACTTAGGCCTATacccatccccccccccctcccccccaatgtgccccctcaaaaatcatgaatgcatgacgcccctgactGCACTTATTGTATTTTGTGCTAGTGTTGATCTGGCCCATTCAGTTTCTGTAGTAATAGGAACAGGAGATCATTTGGTGTGATGTTTTCAGGTCAGAGTTTATGTTTACAAAATATTCATCTGCCAAAGTATGGACTAGTGTCGAAATGGTGAAAACTACAGTCATTTTAAGTTATAACTGTCGAGAGTCTTTAACCTCTGTGAAGGAGGGCTGcacaaataactgttttttacCAGGTACACGATCAAATGAATACTTACTAACACAGGAGACATATGACAAAACTACCAGGGTAGGTGTCCTCATGATCGGTTTCGTAGAAATCACATCCATGTCAGAAGCTGTCTTCCAATGAATTATATAAGATTAATTCTTAAGGAActcttcaaataaaatattttttcagtataTACACGTTTCTGCAGTTTCTTTATCATTTGTTTGGATATTTCTCATAATGTAACCCGACTTTAAGTTTTGACCAGAGATTTGCAAGCATGCTGCTAGTATGTAAAGCAATTAAACTCCAATAATAAAGTATGCTTGTTCATCTTACTGAACTCGTCCACAGGCGTGGTTCAAACGCGGAAGGTTTCACTGTCATGTCAGTTCCCTAAAACTGTAGTCTCGAATGGGGATCCGCTAGCAGGTGTCTCTCGGGGACCGTTTTATCTCATGGGGGAGTGTTTGAGGACAACTTGCCCATGTCTTAAGACATTATGGGATAGAATATACGGATCCTCAACGACCGATGGAGAAAACAGCGTGAAAGCTGACAGTGACCATACGGGCGATGTGCTCGGTAATACGCAATCCGACCGTTACGGACAGACGGCGGGCGAGCCGCTGCCAGCTCGGAAGACAGCCGCTCTTCACACGACTCTGTGGGACTTCGAGGCGCGCGACGGCCGGGAGCTGTCGTTCAAAGCTGGTGATATGTTAGAGATAGTCACGAGTTCCGGCGACTGGTGGAGTGCGAAGAAAATCGACTCGCTCGGACGCGTGGCCACCGGTTTTGTACCGTTCAATTACCTGGCGCGTGCGGAGTCCGTGGAGTCTCAACCGTGAGTGTCTACGCTGTTTCTGAACAGTAGTTACTAGTTGCTAAACTCTTTCCAAGTGTCTAGAACAAGTCTCTAAATTAGCTTCCCATCAGTAATCGGAGTTCATAAAGAGTCACTATTGTAGGTTAAGCATTTCTATCATTTATAATAACAATTTAGTTTACTTAAGACTGTGGTTTAATCCTGTTGGATATCCATCACATCATCTGGAACGCAATTAAAAGTGTAACGCACCTTGAGATGTGACTTTGTCACGTActgaaagggttagttcacttttttttttttttttgctttgtggaacacaaatagaaaaatgttttaaagtagTATACCTGAGCGGACCAAAGCTTTCAAAGTTCAAAAGTAATGCAATGGCAGGCCCACTAAAAACACaataacaatttaacaataaaaaGTTTTCTGAAACTTTGGATAAAGAATAGACCAATATTTTTGTTATTCTCTTATAATGTCCCATTCCAGTGTGCTAGTAACAGCTGTGAACATGTTAAGTCAGTTCACACTAACACCAATTAACAACCATTAACACCAATATCATAGAAAACATTATAAGATTTAATTTACATCCAGCTGGTTGTTATCACAAATTTAATGCCTACAGGATGATCCGGACTCGGACATGAAGAGGAGGCATAATGTACAGTCGTATCACTAGGGGttgcacggttcaactttttcacggttcggtttgtttcacggttttagagtcacggttttcggtacagttctgtacgtgctatgtttatggaaaaactatagcctactttctaaaaaaaaaaaaaaaaaaaaagaatattctatccaactacaagcaacagcacaaataaatacaatagagtacagatacaaacaataaagtgattttcagtttttttgtttatggAGGTCTAGCATtcgtttttaggtacagaaattgaataaagtaatcaaatgtaaaacagcattgcatattggactgtataaattaaagtttattctttattaaagttataaaagctttttaatcaagagcagtgcgtgatttctttgttgttgctgttcgattaatataatgACTCACTTTAAGACAGTGCACTTATACAATAGGcatacgttcagccggctatgtctgctgtaggatacttatcaaaacgggtattttgacatcatttttgtgtgaatttgtccatttaaacacaatacttcagagagagcttaatattagcgcgcttcggatgagcgcacgCACAATTCTTCTCACTGCGTGCGCGAGCTCGCGTCCTCTTGCTCTTAAAtgtgacaaagcttaaatgagtttagtttaaatacatattaacgtgtgctgttcaggtctcatctgtcaGCACCCGGGTGacgacggaataaatgactgctcataatcCAGCATAAGGCATTCACAGTGATCAAGAGTGAATGACTTGTCCagggtttttctttctttttttctcatcgctattgttgtaatgtctgggaatccagaatgcacaTCCatcaacaaaaacatatattagctgaaccttgtttgttttacgtgttatttatagcaaaccatattacagatgctttgtcagatttaaattgaaccgcggtcccagcgcgtgccgaaccgtgtgtgctGAACCGAACGGTTCAGggttttttcagcgaaccgtgccacccctacttATTACACAGCTTTTCATCACTTAAATAAAGGACATAATATGTTATTTGAGTGGCAAACATTTTAATATCTTAGCTGCTTATTATATTAAATTCAtgacagtgtaaaaaaaacaatcactctGGCAACCAGACTTCAACAATATTATCGTAGGCTTACTATTAGTACTCCTACTAATAGTcctttgcttttattttacagtaaatacagACGACAGCTGAGGTGCTAGATGATATGTTGCATTTGAATGAAACAAGAGAGCGCAGTGATGGACATTAAAGGGTTGtgccaccctaaaatgaaaatgttgtcattaatcactttacccccatgtcattccaaacccgtaaaacctttgttcatcttcagaacacaatttaagatattttggatgaaaacctggagtgACTGTACTATTGACtgacaagtaaattacactgtcaaggtccagaaaaggctGAAAGTCttcgaaaacaaaaataatgactttattcaacagtttgtctcctgtgtctctccgcatcaacGGAAACTGTGTATGCTATTGTGTCAGCTGCGACACAACGATACGCTTTCTACGTGTATTTtcgctttgat is a genomic window of Carassius carassius chromosome 46, fCarCar2.1, whole genome shotgun sequence containing:
- the LOC132129235 gene encoding tyrosine-protein kinase SRK3-like; the encoded protein is METCCRSCMPCLKTLWDCIWPEFYYPNVARPAEIRTVSGDIRDIRVPAPKKKPTQLYAALFDFEARSEGELTVKEGDKLSVIEKRGDYVFAKKLTGSLESGLVPANYVALVQDEFAKYRWYYGNINRQKAEKLLLSQQNKTGSFLVRISESHSDEYTISARSENNVFHFRIQRSVIGAYFVSDKISFGTLDELIRYYQHNSRSLGCPLDQPCVQQRELFDMEPWEQPREEFQLLKKLGEGHFGEVWEAVWITKKQNVAIKMLKQEDTKLDEFVKEVHALKNLHHPKLIELLALCTRGEPVYIITELMTKGSLKSYLSTPEGHVLTSAHLIYMASQIAEGMAYLEDRHIVHRDLAARNILVGEDLVCKVADFGLARIIKDSVYTASKTTKIPVRWTAPEAALYQRFSVKSDVWSFGVLLYEIMSRGKMPYDGKNNKEVLEILSSGYRLPCPNRCPPNIYRIMLDCWHAEASKRPSFHALHSQLDKIYSKIYYKTIEV